One stretch of Arachis duranensis cultivar V14167 chromosome 1, aradu.V14167.gnm2.J7QH, whole genome shotgun sequence DNA includes these proteins:
- the LOC127741298 gene encoding photosystem II protein D1: MTAILERRESESLWGRFCNWITSTENRLYIGWFGVLMIPTLLTATSVFIIAFIAAPPVDIDGIREPVSGSLLYGNNIISGAIIPTSAAIGLHFYPIWEAASVDEWLYNGGPYELIVLHFLLGVACYMGREWELSFRLGMRPWIAVAYSAPVAAATAVFLIYPIGQGSFSDGMPLGISGTFNFMIVFQAEHNILMHPFHMLGVAGVFGGSLFSAMHGSLVTSSLIRETTENESANEGYRFGQEEETYNIVAAHGYFGRLIFQYASFNNSRSLHFFLAAWPVVGIWFTALGISTMAFNLNGFNFNQSVVDSQGRVINTWADIINRANLGMEVMHERNAHNFPLDLAAVEA; the protein is encoded by the coding sequence ATGACTGCAATTTTAGAGAGACGCGAGAGCGAAAGCCTATGGGGTCGCTTCTGTAACTGGATAACCAGCACTGAAAACCGTCTTTACATTGGATGGTTTGGTGTTTTGATGATCCCTACTTTATTGACCGCAACTTCTGTATTTATTATCGCTTTCATTGCTGCCCCTCCAGTAGATATTGATGGTATTCGTGAGCCTGTTTCTGGATCTCTACTTTATGGAAACAATATTATTTCGGGTGCCATTATTCCTACTTCGGCGGCTATAGGTTTGCACTTTTACCCGATATGGGAAGCGGCATCTGTTGATGAATGGTTATACAATGGCGGTCCTTATGAACTAATTGTTCTACACTTCTTACTTGGTGTAGCTTGTTACATGGGTCGTGAGTGGGAACTGAGTTTTCGTCTGGGTATGCGCCCTTGGATTGCTGTTGCATATTCAGCTCCTGTTGCAGCGGCTACTGCTGTTTTCTTGATCTATCCAATTGGTCAAGGAAGCTTTTCGGATGGTATGCCTCTAGGAATTTCTGGTACCTTCAATTTTATGATTGTATTTCAGGCTGAACACAATATTCTTATGCATCCATTTCATATGTTAGGCGTAGCTGGTGTATTCGGCGGCTCCCTATTCAGTGCAATGCACGGTTCCTTGGTAACTTCTAGTTTGATTAGGGAAACCACAGAAAATGAATCTGCTAATGAAGGTTACAGATTCGGTCAAGAGGAAGAAACCTATAATATTGTGGCTGCTCATGGTTATTTTGGACGATTGATCTTCCAATATGCTAGTTTCAACAATTCTCGTTCTTTACATTTCTTCCTAGCTGCTTGGCCTGTAGTAGGTATCTGGTTTACCGCGTTAGGTATTAGCACTATGGCTTTCAATTTAAATGGTTTCAATTTCAACCAATCTGTAGTTGATAGTCAAGGTCGTGTAATTAACACCTGGGCTGATATTATTAACCGAGCTAATCTTGGTATGGAAGTTATGCATGAACGTAATGCTCATAACTTCCCTCTAGACCTAGCTGCAGTCGAGGCTtga